The Monomorium pharaonis isolate MP-MQ-018 chromosome 5, ASM1337386v2, whole genome shotgun sequence genome includes a window with the following:
- the LOC105832397 gene encoding cytochrome P450 4C1 isoform X1: MLIIILLLLIPVVYLACHYYVHNGRLFHKIPGPSSYPIIGHLLLALCSREKLWEFLITFSVQYYPIFKVWIFLYGIVSIRHPDDLETILSSTRDIDKSRIYEMLHPWLGMGLLTSGGSKWHSRRKILTPTFHFNILKQFVEILVKEGESMTRSLKNSGGIVTKDLVPFISEHTLNAICETAMGTSLQGMGAFQQQYRKAVHRMGEICVYRFFRPWLYADWIFSLSPTGREQKQILKVLHGFTEKIIAERKDYHRSTNGQYLRNFDEETMVDDEKTTNTIRKKRLAMLDLLILASQKNLLTDLDIREEVDTFTFEGHDTVSMGLCFTLCLLAEHKDIQNCVRKEVDTIMKENQGNLTMQSLQDLQYLERCIKEALRMYPSVFFVSRVNSEDVQLNSYIIPARTIIHLNILEVHRDPNFWPNPEIFDPDRFLPENIRNRHPYSYIPFSAGPRNCIGQRFALLEMKAMIASLIHNFYVEPVDYLKDLRTGIDFVYRPLTPHRLKFIPVAKECI; encoded by the exons atgttaattattatattattattacttattccTGTGGTATATTTGGCGTGTCATTATTACGTGCACAATGGACGATTATTCCATAAAATACCAGGACCGTCAAGTTATCCAATTATTGGTCATTTATTATTAGCGCTATGTTCACGAG AGAAGCTCtgggaatttttaattactttttctgtTCAATATTATCCTATTTTTAAAGTGTGGATCTTTCTTTATGGTATTGTATCTATTCGACATCCTGATGACTTGgag acAATACTAAGCAGTACAAGAGACATCGATAAGAGTCGAATATATGAGATGTTACATCCTTGGTTAGGAATGGGTCTTCTTACTAGTGGAG gctCCAAGTGGCATTCACGGCGAAAGATATTAACTCCCACAttccattttaatatattaaagcaATTTGTCGAAATTTTAGTCAAAGAGGGCGAAAGTATGACaagatcattaaaaaattcgggAGGCATTGTTACAAAAGATTTAGTACCGTTTATTAGTGAACATACATTGAACGCAATATGTG AAACTGCCATGGGCACTTCTCTACAAGGAATGGGTGCATTTCAGCAACAGTATCGAAAAGCGGTTCACAGAATGGGGGAAATTTGTGTTTATAG attttttaggCCATGGTTGTACGCCGACTGGATATTCTCATTATCACCAACGGGTAGAGAACAAAAACAGATCCTGAAGGTATTACACGGATTTACtgaaaag ATTATTGCAGAAAGAAAAGATTATCATAGAAGCACCAATGGGCaatatttgagaaattttgACGAAGAAACAATGGTAGATGATGAAAAGACTACTAATACAA tTCGAAAAAAACGACTCGCAATGTTGGATCTTTTAATACTGGCATctcaaaaaaatcttttaactgATTTGGATATTAGAGAGGAAGTCGATACTTTTACATTTGAG GGTCATGATACTGTATCAATGGGTCTTTGTTTTACGTTATGTCTGTTGGCCGAACACAAAGATATACAG AATTGTGTTCGAAAAGAAGTTGATACTATTATGAAGGAGAATCAAGGAAATCTTACCATGCAGTCCCTGCAAGATCTGCAATATTTGGAGAGATGTATAAAAGAAGCATTGCGTATGTACCCAAGTGTGTTTTTCGTATCCCGAGTTAATTCAGAAGATGTACAATTAA ACTCTTATATAATACCCGCCAGAACAATAATACATCTGAATATATTAGAAGTTCACAGAGATCCTAATTTTTGGCCAAATCCAGAAATATTTGATCCAGATCGATTCTTACctgaaaatataagaaatcgTCATCCTTATTCATATATACCATTCAGTGCTGGACCGCGTAATTGTATCG gTCAACGATTTGCTCTATTAGAGATGAAGGCAATGATAGCCTCTCTGATTCACAACTTCTACGTAGAGCCAGtggattatttaaaagatcttCGAACGGGAATTGATTTTGTGTATCGCCCTTTAACTCCGCATCGTTTAAAGTTTATCCCAGTCGCTAAAGAATGCATATAG
- the LOC105832397 gene encoding cytochrome P450 4C1 isoform X2, whose amino-acid sequence MLIIILLLLIPVVYLACHYYVHNGRLFHKIPGPSSYPIIGHLLLALCSREKLWEFLITFSVQYYPIFKVWIFLYGIVSIRHPDDLETILSSTRDIDKSRIYEMLHPWLGMGLLTSGETAMGTSLQGMGAFQQQYRKAVHRMGEICVYRFFRPWLYADWIFSLSPTGREQKQILKVLHGFTEKIIAERKDYHRSTNGQYLRNFDEETMVDDEKTTNTIRKKRLAMLDLLILASQKNLLTDLDIREEVDTFTFEGHDTVSMGLCFTLCLLAEHKDIQNCVRKEVDTIMKENQGNLTMQSLQDLQYLERCIKEALRMYPSVFFVSRVNSEDVQLNSYIIPARTIIHLNILEVHRDPNFWPNPEIFDPDRFLPENIRNRHPYSYIPFSAGPRNCIGQRFALLEMKAMIASLIHNFYVEPVDYLKDLRTGIDFVYRPLTPHRLKFIPVAKECI is encoded by the exons atgttaattattatattattattacttattccTGTGGTATATTTGGCGTGTCATTATTACGTGCACAATGGACGATTATTCCATAAAATACCAGGACCGTCAAGTTATCCAATTATTGGTCATTTATTATTAGCGCTATGTTCACGAG AGAAGCTCtgggaatttttaattactttttctgtTCAATATTATCCTATTTTTAAAGTGTGGATCTTTCTTTATGGTATTGTATCTATTCGACATCCTGATGACTTGgag acAATACTAAGCAGTACAAGAGACATCGATAAGAGTCGAATATATGAGATGTTACATCCTTGGTTAGGAATGGGTCTTCTTACTAGTGGAG AAACTGCCATGGGCACTTCTCTACAAGGAATGGGTGCATTTCAGCAACAGTATCGAAAAGCGGTTCACAGAATGGGGGAAATTTGTGTTTATAG attttttaggCCATGGTTGTACGCCGACTGGATATTCTCATTATCACCAACGGGTAGAGAACAAAAACAGATCCTGAAGGTATTACACGGATTTACtgaaaag ATTATTGCAGAAAGAAAAGATTATCATAGAAGCACCAATGGGCaatatttgagaaattttgACGAAGAAACAATGGTAGATGATGAAAAGACTACTAATACAA tTCGAAAAAAACGACTCGCAATGTTGGATCTTTTAATACTGGCATctcaaaaaaatcttttaactgATTTGGATATTAGAGAGGAAGTCGATACTTTTACATTTGAG GGTCATGATACTGTATCAATGGGTCTTTGTTTTACGTTATGTCTGTTGGCCGAACACAAAGATATACAG AATTGTGTTCGAAAAGAAGTTGATACTATTATGAAGGAGAATCAAGGAAATCTTACCATGCAGTCCCTGCAAGATCTGCAATATTTGGAGAGATGTATAAAAGAAGCATTGCGTATGTACCCAAGTGTGTTTTTCGTATCCCGAGTTAATTCAGAAGATGTACAATTAA ACTCTTATATAATACCCGCCAGAACAATAATACATCTGAATATATTAGAAGTTCACAGAGATCCTAATTTTTGGCCAAATCCAGAAATATTTGATCCAGATCGATTCTTACctgaaaatataagaaatcgTCATCCTTATTCATATATACCATTCAGTGCTGGACCGCGTAATTGTATCG gTCAACGATTTGCTCTATTAGAGATGAAGGCAATGATAGCCTCTCTGATTCACAACTTCTACGTAGAGCCAGtggattatttaaaagatcttCGAACGGGAATTGATTTTGTGTATCGCCCTTTAACTCCGCATCGTTTAAAGTTTATCCCAGTCGCTAAAGAATGCATATAG
- the LOC118645856 gene encoding uncharacterized protein LOC118645856, whose protein sequence is MAPRYALDIMDRTLRDIMNNDLPFGGKIVILGGDFRQLLSIKVRGTQSEIINLSIKFSNIWKYFKKFSLIQNMRVSLNEIEFAKFLIKMGDGKLNDSNDNIQIPECCIAPSDADIVTDIYGDLIQKRDFNKIAKCAILSARNIDIDEINKRVVELLNITEERIYTSVDSAVNCGDNGDCLRLEQFQ, encoded by the coding sequence ATGGCACCACGATATGCTCTAGATATAATGGATCGAACACTCCGTGATATTATGAATAATGATTTACCATTTGgtggaaaaattgttatattggGTGGTGATTTTAGACAACTTCTTTCAATTAAAGTACGAGGTACTCAAagtgaaattataaatctttctattaaatttagtaacatatggaaatattttaaaaagttttctttaatacaaaacatGCGAGTTTCTCTAAATGAAAttgaatttgcaaaatttttaataaaaatgggTGATGGAAAATTGAATGATTCTAATGACAATATACAAATTCCTGAATGTTGCATAGCTCCATCTGATGCAGATATTGTCACAGACATATATGgtgatttaatacaaaaaagagattttaataagataGCTAAATGTGCGATACTTTCAGCGAGAAATATTGATATAGACGAAATTAATAAACGAGTTGTTGaattactaaatataacaGAAGAACGAATTTATACAAGTGTAGATAGTGCTGTAAACTGCGGTGATAATGGTGATTGTTTGAGATTAGAACAGTTTCAATAG
- the LOC118645868 gene encoding glucose dehydrogenase [FAD, quinone]-like, translated as MITHNPTFFYLLSAVVVIVPLKSGGQLLPKGNRSIYGNDIGGHVLENILELGFEALNFVEQNQRFINQEISDTIPQSGAVYDFIVVGAGTAGATIAARLSEIHQVKVLLIEAGSNENLLMDIPLLAYTLQLSNDINWKYRTKSSDRYCLGMNNNRCNWPRGKVMGGSSVLNYMIATRGGAEDYDRWAEMGNEGWAYKDVLKYFKKLETINISELQSDNIYHGTQGPLFISYPPFHTRLAEAFLKAGEKLGYPLLDYNGKNMIGFSYIQSTTVNGTRMSSNKAYLHPAKNRRNLYLTRESMVRKVLIDRRTNRAIGVEFIKHNQIIHVFASKEVILCAGAIGSPQLLMLSGIGPAKHLSELEIDIVQDLPVGENLMDHLGYGGLTWTIDEPISIKTFNIINPINPYIRDFLTRRSGPLTVPNGCEALGFIDTKNLKNRDGLPDIELLFIGGGFKGDLIAPIILGLNNRIRQTWNKYNKNHGWTILPMLLKPKSRGQIRLLANDINVKPEIIANYFDNPEDVKTMIAGIRAAIRIGQTMQIFGLRLLNDTLSGCENYKYDSDDYWECAIRTLSFTIYHYSGTCKMGSRKDPTAVVDPRLKVIGIRGLRVADGSIMPEIISAHTNIPVYMIAEKLADMVKEDWKYLDKS; from the exons ATGATTACACATAATCCGACGTTCTTTTACCTTCTCAGTGCGGTCGTTGTAATCGTTCCATTGAAGTCGGGCGGACAACTGTTACCGAAAGGAAATCGCAGTATTTACGGCAATGACATTGGTGGACACgtgttagaaaatatattagagCTAGGCTTCGAAGCCCTAAACTTTGTGGAGCAAAACCaacgttttataaatcaaGAGATATCAGATACAATCCCACAGTCCGGAGCCGTGTACGACTTCATAGTAGTCGGCGCCGGCACGGCCGGTGCTACGATAGCCGCGAGACTAAGCGAGATTCATCAAGTTAAAGTATTGTTGATCGAAGCTGGATCTAACGAGAATTTGCTCATGGACATTCCGCTTCTCGCTTACACGCTGCAACTAAGCAATGATATTAATTGGAAATACAGAACAAAATCTTCCGACAGATACTGTCTCGGCATGAATAACAACAGATGTAATTGGCCTAGAGGCAAAGTAATGGGCGGCAGCAGTGTGCTAAATTACATGATTGCAACCAGAGGCGGCGCCGAGGATTATGACCGATGGGCTGAGATGGGAAATGAAGGCTGGGCTTACAAAGACGttctcaaatattttaaaaagttggaAACAATCAATATCTCAGAGCTGCAATCggataatatttatcatggTACACAAGGAccattatttatctcttatcCACCATTTCATACGCGACTGGCAGAAGCTTTTTTAAAAGCTGGAGAAAAGCTGGGGTATCCACTGTTAGATTATAACGGAAAAAATATGATAGGATTCTCGTATATTCAAAGCACAACCGTGAATGGTACTCGTATGAGTAGCAATAAAGCATATCTACATCCCGCAAAAAATCGCCGGAACCTTTACTTGACACGCGAGAGCATGGTGAGGAAAGTGCTGATCGATCGTCGCACGAATCGGGCAATTGGCGTAGAGTTTATCAAACATAATCAAATTATCCACGTATTTGCAAGCAAAGAAGTGATTTTGTGCGCGGGTGCAATTGGATCACCACAATTATTAATGCTATCCGGCATCGGACCGGCTAAACATCTTAGCGAGCTCGAGATCGACATTGTTCAGGACTTACCAGTTGGCGAAAATCTAATGGATCATTTAGGTTATGGAGGATTAACGTGGACAATAGATGAGCCGATAAGTATCAAAACGTTCAACATCATAAATCCCATTAATCCATATATAAGGGATTTTCTAACGCGAAGATCAGGACCATTAACGGTCCCGAATGGATGTGAGGCTCTCGGTTTTATCGAcacaaaaaatctaaaaaaccGTGACGGTTTGCCGGACATCGAACTGTTATTTATCGGTGGTGGATTTAAAGGAGATCTCATTGCTCCGATCATATTGGGTCTCAACAATCGAATACGTCAGACGtggaataaatataacaaaaatcacGGTTGGACCATACTACCGATGTTGTTAAAACCAAAAAGCCGTGGACAGATAAGACTATTGGCCAatgatattaatgttaaacCCGAGatcattgcaaattatttcgaCAATCCAGAAGATGTCAAAACGATGATTGCTGGTATTAGAGCTGCAATACGTATCGGTCAAACTATGCAAATATTTGGTTTACGACTTTTAAACGATACTTTATCCGGATGCGAAAATTACAAGTATGACTCCGATGACTATTGGGAGTGCGCAATAAGGACGTTGTCTTTCACCATCTATCATTATTCTGGTACTTGCAAGATGGGATCGAGAAAAGATCCGACTGCTGTTGTCGATCCTAGATTAAAG GTAATTGGTATTCGAGGACTACGAGTAGCAGATGGTTCTATCATGCCTGAGATTATATCGGCGCATACAAACATACCTGTGTATATGATTGCCGAGAAACTGGCGGATATGGTGAAAGAAGATTGGAAATACTTGGACAAGTCGTAA